The stretch of DNA CTGCGGCCTCAGCGTGCCCGCGGTTGGCTTCCGCCACCCGCACCACCTCGCCGATCACCAGGACGGCCGGGTTGCTGCAGCCTGCCGCAGCCGAAGTGATGGTGCCGAGGTCTGCGATGGTGGTGCGCTGGCCGGGGCGGTAACCCCTTTCCACCACTGCCATGGGCATATCGGTGCGCATGCCCGCCCGGCGGAGTCCTGCCGCCAGGTGGTGCAGGGTTCCGATCCCCATCAGCACCACGATGGTGCCACCCAGGCCGGCCAGGTGCCCGTGTTCCTTGTCGGTAAGCGGGGCGTGCCCGGAGACCACCGTGAACATGTGGCTCACGTTGCGGTGCGTGACGGGAATGCCGGCCGCGGCAGGTACGGAGATGGCGCTGGTGACACCGGATACCACCTGGACCTTCAGCCCGGCAGCCACGCAGGCGGCCACTTCCTCGCCGCCGCGGCCGAACACGTAAGGATCTCCACCCTTGAGGCGGACCACGTTGTTGCCCGCCAGGGCGCTGTCCACCATGAGCTTTTCGATGTCGGACTGGCCCACCTTGTGGTGCCCGGGCTTCTTTCCTACATCCACCAGTTCGGCGCTGGTCAGGGCGGGCAGGTCCTGGCAGGGCGCCAGCCGGTCGTAGAACACCACGTCCGCGTCGCGCAGCGCCTTGACGGCGGCAACGGTCAGGAGCT from Pseudarthrobacter chlorophenolicus A6 encodes:
- the cobA gene encoding uroporphyrinogen-III C-methyltransferase, which codes for MQLSIDLTGREVLVTGTDTAARQAVRRYEAAGAVVRRLAGPHGTAPLPAKPFLVAAVDDGQPGWEPLLQQYRAAGVPVAAEPAAGAAGHVTLVGGGPGTTELLTVAAVKALRDADVVFYDRLAPCQDLPALTSAELVDVGKKPGHHKVGQSDIEKLMVDSALAGNNVVRLKGGDPYVFGRGGEEVAACVAAGLKVQVVSGVTSAISVPAAAGIPVTHRNVSHMFTVVSGHAPLTDKEHGHLAGLGGTIVVLMGIGTLHHLAAGLRRAGMRTDMPMAVVERGYRPGQRTTIADLGTITSAAAGCSNPAVLVIGEVVRVAEANRGHAEAAADLDRLAASLLGS